One window of the Streptomyces sp. ITFR-21 genome contains the following:
- a CDS encoding anti-sigma factor, translated as MTVADLHTLTGAYAVGALPAGEAADFERHVARCEACAREVRELRETAARLALAVAEVPPAGLRVRVLAALPDVRQLPPRTRRRPAAAGDRRWRPRLPYLAAAACLAVAAVAAGVAVDARHDAAAQRGRTAAAEAGSRAVGAVAAAPDAAFHTRALTGGGTATVVFSVRLGRTAVLFHGLPKLPGSRVYELWYSRDATMVPAGLLDPADPSAALLLTGGPAGAEAVGVTVEPHGGSATPTGTPLAVVPL; from the coding sequence ATGACCGTCGCCGACCTGCACACGCTCACCGGCGCCTACGCGGTCGGCGCGCTGCCCGCGGGCGAGGCGGCGGACTTCGAGCGCCATGTCGCCCGCTGCGAGGCGTGCGCCCGGGAAGTGCGGGAACTGCGGGAGACCGCGGCCCGCCTGGCGCTCGCGGTCGCCGAGGTGCCGCCGGCCGGACTGCGCGTCCGGGTGCTGGCGGCGCTGCCGGACGTCCGGCAGCTGCCGCCGCGGACCCGGCGGCGCCCGGCCGCGGCCGGGGACCGGCGGTGGCGGCCGCGGCTGCCGTACCTGGCCGCCGCGGCCTGTCTGGCGGTCGCCGCGGTCGCCGCCGGCGTGGCCGTGGACGCCCGGCACGACGCGGCCGCGCAGCGCGGCCGGACCGCCGCGGCCGAAGCCGGGTCGCGGGCGGTGGGCGCGGTGGCCGCCGCGCCGGACGCCGCCTTCCACACCCGGGCGCTGACCGGCGGCGGCACCGCGACGGTGGTGTTTTCGGTCCGGCTCGGCCGGACGGCGGTCCTCTTCCACGGTCTGCCGAAGCTGCCCGGCTCCCGGGTCTACGAGCTCTGGTACAGCCGGGACGCGACGATGGTCCCGGCGGGCCTGCTGGACCCCGCCGATCCGTCCGCCGCGCTGCTGCTCACCGGCGGCCCGGCGGGCGCCGAAGCCGTCGGAGTCACCGTCGAACCCCACGGCGGCTCCGCCACTCCCACGGGCACGCCGCTGGCCGTCGTCCCCCTCTGA
- a CDS encoding sigma-70 family RNA polymerase sigma factor, translated as MRVTAHRSPAPAPRPGALESLLERVSLGDQDAFESLYTAVAGSVLGLVRRVVRDPAQSEEVAQEVLIEVWRHAARFDAAQGSAMAWIMTMAHRRAVDRVRSAQASADREHKAGLRDHSPAFDEVTEQVERRLEREQVRRCLERLTGLQHESVTLAYYRGYTYQETAEVLGVALGTVKTRLRDGLIRLRDCLGVAS; from the coding sequence ATGCGCGTGACAGCGCACAGGAGCCCGGCCCCGGCACCCCGCCCCGGGGCGCTGGAGTCGCTGCTCGAACGGGTCTCCCTGGGCGACCAGGACGCCTTCGAGAGCCTCTACACCGCGGTCGCCGGGTCCGTACTCGGCCTGGTGCGCCGGGTGGTACGCGACCCCGCGCAGTCGGAGGAGGTCGCACAGGAGGTACTGATCGAGGTGTGGCGGCACGCGGCCAGGTTCGACGCCGCGCAGGGCAGCGCCATGGCCTGGATCATGACGATGGCCCACCGCAGGGCGGTCGACCGGGTGCGGTCAGCCCAGGCGTCCGCCGACCGGGAGCACAAAGCGGGCCTGCGCGACCACAGCCCGGCCTTCGACGAGGTGACCGAGCAGGTCGAACGGCGGCTGGAGCGCGAGCAGGTACGCCGCTGCCTGGAGCGCCTCACCGGGTTGCAGCACGAGTCGGTGACGCTGGCCTACTACCGCGGCTACACCTACCAGGAGACCGCCGAGGTGCTCGGCGTGGCCCTGGGCACCGTCAAGACCAGGCTGCGGGACGGCCTGATCCGGCTGCGCGACTGCCTGGGAGTGGCCTCATGA